Genomic segment of Candidatus Paceibacterota bacterium:
AATATCTACGCCCAGCATTGAAAGAGCTTTTTCAACAATATCTTTTGTAAGAGTAGTCTTATTTATTTGCGCATAATCACGGCATCTCTTTAGGTGATAGTTGGCTGTTCTAGGAGTAAATCTTGAACGGACTGCTATCTCGGTAACAGCTGTAGGTTCTATTCCAATATCCAAAATCTTTGCAGAACGTTTTATGATCTGACTTATCTCGTCGTTGCTATAAAATTCCAATTTGAAAACCCCGCCAGAAAATCTGGAACGAAGCGGAGCAGAAATCATGGCAATACGAGTGGTGGCAGCGATCAAAGTGAAAGGAGGAAGGTCTAATTGAATAGTTCTAGCGGAAGGACCTTTACCAATGATGATATCAAGCTTACCTGTTTCCATGGCGGGGTAGAGAACCTCCTCAATAGCTTTGTTTAGCCTGTGAATTTCATCAATAAAAAGTATGTCACCAGAAGAAAGGTTGGTGAGGACAGATGCCAAGTCTCCAACTTTGAGAATGGCTGGTCCAGAAGTAACTTTCATCTGCGCTTCAGTTTCTTTTGCTATAAGATGTGCCAAAGTTGTCTTGCCCAAACCTGGTGGGCC
This window contains:
- the ruvB gene encoding Holliday junction branch migration DNA helicase RuvB, whose translation is MSRNSNNSVNNEKDPGFLDQTLRPSRWEEYIGQKNIKDNLHILLTAAKERKHPPEHILFYGPPGLGKTTLAHLIAKETEAQMKVTSGPAILKVGDLASVLTNLSSGDILFIDEIHRLNKAIEEVLYPAMETGKLDIIIGKGPSARTIQLDLPPFTLIAATTRIAMISAPLRSRFSGGVFKLEFYSNDEISQIIKRSAKILDIGIEPTAVTEIAVRSRFTPRTANYHLKRCRDYAQINKTTLTKDIVEKALSMLGVDIIGLTGADRDILKVIINKFNGGPVGLNTIAAALSEEQATIEEVYEPYLIQLGLLERTPRGRIATDKAYKHIGIKETGRLM